One Rosa chinensis cultivar Old Blush chromosome 5, RchiOBHm-V2, whole genome shotgun sequence genomic region harbors:
- the LOC112201750 gene encoding BAHD acyltransferase At5g47980 isoform X2: MSQPYSGKFEYNVSISCNDHGAAFLEAQVNCPISKVLEKPDHEVLKQLLPADIASTQEVAGHLLLVQANFFECGGMAIGVNISHKVGDAFTFSKFINSWAAVSFGSSASDHIVVPAVEFGVVASLCPPLDFFNSRQPIVEFAKEKSVTERFVFEASKIDALKSKAASATVPNPTRVEVVSALIWKCATEASRSNSGSVRPSVWCQVVNMRKRSGQPLTENSLGNFVWYFASMTMEIEVDIQSLVAKFRKGIEEFKEKYPNGVSPQDVCQTIQESGNLMTKDGIDNYSCSSWCRFPFYEANFGWGKPSWVSIRTMAAKNTIQLTDARDGKGIEVSLALKEEDMAIIGSNEELRAYASLNPAAI, translated from the exons ATGTCTCAACCTTATTCAG GAAAATTTGAATATAATGTTTCGATAAGTTGCAATGATCATGGGGCAGCATTTCTTGAAGCCCAAGTGAACTGTCCCATATCCAAAGTTCTGGAAAAACCTGATCACGAGGTTTTAAAACAACTGCTTCCAGCTGATATAGCATCCACACAAGAAGTCGCAGGCCACCTTCTACTAGTCCAGGCCAACTTCTTCGAATGTGGTGGGATGGCAATCGGAGTCAACATCTCACATAAGGTCGGTGATGCTTTTACATTCAGCAAATTCATTAATAGCTGGGCTGCAGTTTCCTTTGGCTCCAGTGCTAGTGATCATATAGTGGTTCCAGCTGTAGAATTTGGTGTTGTGGCTTCTCTCTGTCCACCGCTAGATTTCTTCAACTCGCGACAACCTATTGTTGAATTTGCTAAAGAAAAATCGGTCACAGAAAGATTTGTGTTTGAAGCCTCAAAGATTGATGCTCTTAAGTCTAAAGCTGCCAGCGCCACCGTGCCAAATCCTACGCGTGTTGAAGTTGTATCTGCACTCATTTGGAAATGTGCCACAGAAGCATCAAGATCAAACTCAGGTTCTGTGAGGCCATCTGTGTGGTGTCAAGTGGTGAACATGCGGAAAAGATCAGGGCAGCCCTTGACAGAGAACTCACTGGGGAATTTTGTTTGGTACTTTGCATCAATGACAATGGAAATTGAAGTAGATATCCAAAGCTTGGTTGCTAAATTCAGGAAAGGCATTGAggaatttaaagaaaaatatcCTAATGGAGTTAGTCCGCAGGACGTATGTCAAACCATACAGGAATCTGGGAACCTCATGACAAAGGATGGTATAGACAATTATAGTTGCAGCAGCTGGTGCAGATTTCCCTTCTATGAAGCCAATTTTGGATGGGGTAAGCCATCATGGGTGAGTATCCGTACTATGGCAGCAAAGAACACAATTCAATTGACAGATGCGAGGGATGGAAAGGGTATAGAAGTGTCCTTGGCTTTGAAAGAAGAAGATATGGCCATAATTGGTAGTAATGAGGAGCTGCGTGCATATGCATCTCTAAATCCAGCTGCTATTTAG
- the LOC112201750 gene encoding BAHD acyltransferase At5g47980 isoform X1 — protein MECLRYENSVWSKMGSEIKVEVIHKETIIPSSPTPPHLESLSLSVFDQLQPEFYVPLLLFYPNSSNEINIDHHSLAAERSSLLKTSLSKTLTHFYPFAGKFEYNVSISCNDHGAAFLEAQVNCPISKVLEKPDHEVLKQLLPADIASTQEVAGHLLLVQANFFECGGMAIGVNISHKVGDAFTFSKFINSWAAVSFGSSASDHIVVPAVEFGVVASLCPPLDFFNSRQPIVEFAKEKSVTERFVFEASKIDALKSKAASATVPNPTRVEVVSALIWKCATEASRSNSGSVRPSVWCQVVNMRKRSGQPLTENSLGNFVWYFASMTMEIEVDIQSLVAKFRKGIEEFKEKYPNGVSPQDVCQTIQESGNLMTKDGIDNYSCSSWCRFPFYEANFGWGKPSWVSIRTMAAKNTIQLTDARDGKGIEVSLALKEEDMAIIGSNEELRAYASLNPAAI, from the coding sequence ATGGAGTGTCTTCGTTATGAGAACTCAGTGTGGAGCAAGATGGGTTCAGAGATCAAGGTTGAAGTCATTCACAAAGAAACAATCATACCATCCTCTCCAACTCCTCCCCACCTTGAAAGTTTGAGCCTCTCTGTTTTTGATCAGCTTCAACCTGAATTTTATGTCCCACTTCTTCTCTTCTATCCCAACAGTAGCAATGAGATCAATATTGATCACCATTCTTTGGCTGCTGAAAGATCCAGCCTTCTAAAAACATCATTGTCTAAAACCCTTACTCACTTCTACCCCTTTGCAGGAAAATTTGAATATAATGTTTCGATAAGTTGCAATGATCATGGGGCAGCATTTCTTGAAGCCCAAGTGAACTGTCCCATATCCAAAGTTCTGGAAAAACCTGATCACGAGGTTTTAAAACAACTGCTTCCAGCTGATATAGCATCCACACAAGAAGTCGCAGGCCACCTTCTACTAGTCCAGGCCAACTTCTTCGAATGTGGTGGGATGGCAATCGGAGTCAACATCTCACATAAGGTCGGTGATGCTTTTACATTCAGCAAATTCATTAATAGCTGGGCTGCAGTTTCCTTTGGCTCCAGTGCTAGTGATCATATAGTGGTTCCAGCTGTAGAATTTGGTGTTGTGGCTTCTCTCTGTCCACCGCTAGATTTCTTCAACTCGCGACAACCTATTGTTGAATTTGCTAAAGAAAAATCGGTCACAGAAAGATTTGTGTTTGAAGCCTCAAAGATTGATGCTCTTAAGTCTAAAGCTGCCAGCGCCACCGTGCCAAATCCTACGCGTGTTGAAGTTGTATCTGCACTCATTTGGAAATGTGCCACAGAAGCATCAAGATCAAACTCAGGTTCTGTGAGGCCATCTGTGTGGTGTCAAGTGGTGAACATGCGGAAAAGATCAGGGCAGCCCTTGACAGAGAACTCACTGGGGAATTTTGTTTGGTACTTTGCATCAATGACAATGGAAATTGAAGTAGATATCCAAAGCTTGGTTGCTAAATTCAGGAAAGGCATTGAggaatttaaagaaaaatatcCTAATGGAGTTAGTCCGCAGGACGTATGTCAAACCATACAGGAATCTGGGAACCTCATGACAAAGGATGGTATAGACAATTATAGTTGCAGCAGCTGGTGCAGATTTCCCTTCTATGAAGCCAATTTTGGATGGGGTAAGCCATCATGGGTGAGTATCCGTACTATGGCAGCAAAGAACACAATTCAATTGACAGATGCGAGGGATGGAAAGGGTATAGAAGTGTCCTTGGCTTTGAAAGAAGAAGATATGGCCATAATTGGTAGTAATGAGGAGCTGCGTGCATATGCATCTCTAAATCCAGCTGCTATTTAG
- the LOC112203397 gene encoding salutaridinol 7-O-acetyltransferase: MGSEVKVEIVHKETIRPSSPTPHHLRFFSLSIFDQLSPELYFPLLLFYPNNSDHHEVNNVDHQHSLDGATKGDTGYDVLLVQINFFECGGITIGFNASHKIIDAHTLSTFINSWAAIPLRFSTSDNIGVVVHQQQYIAAASLFPPLDFFSSPPPIVEFAIEKCTTRRLLFESSKISCLKSEAVSAAVQNPYPS; the protein is encoded by the exons ATGGGTTCAGAGGTGAAGGTTGAAATTGTTCACAAAGAAACAATTAGACCATCATCTCCAACTCCTCACCACCTTCGATTTTTTAGCCTCTCCATTTTTGATCAGCTTTCTCCTGAACTATATTTCCCACTACTTTTGTTCTATCCCAACAATAGTGATCATCATGAGGTCAATAATGTTGATCACCAACATTCTCTGGATG GAGCTACAAAAGGAGACACAGGCTATGATGTTCTACTAGTCCAGATCAACTTCTTTGAATGTGGGGGAATCACAATCGGATTCAATGCTTCGCATAAGATCATTGATGCCCACACACTCAGCACATTCATTAATAGTTGGGCTGCAATTCCTCTTCGCTTTAGTACCAGCGATAATATTGGAGTAGTGGttcatcaacaacaatataTTGCTGCAGCTTCGCTTTTCCCACCACTGGATTTCTTCAGCTCACCGCCACCTATTGTGGAGTTTGCTATAGAAAAGTGTACAACAAGGAGACTTTTGTTTGAATCCTCGAAGATTTCATGTCTTAAGTCTGAAGCTGTCAGTGCTGCAGTGCAAAATCCTTACCCGAGTTGA
- the LOC112166869 gene encoding stemmadenine O-acetyltransferase, with protein MDTQMKVEIIERKIIKPSSPTPHHLRNFELSFFDQMAITIYTPLLLFFPNTTSSKLEICEHLAESLGKTLTHFYPLAGRIKGNTVVECNDDGAEFVKAKVTCSLSDFLEKPEAEILEQFLPAEILSKEAGTGPLLLVQVNLFECGGMAIGFSISHKIADASTLSTFINCWAQVTNTTSTDSEVMLPEFGSASLFPPQDFSNDSQPPARVYSKKNINITRRYVFDASNISALQSKVASSAVPQPTRVEAISALIWKCAVEASTSKSGSQRPSVFSQDVNLRKRVVPPLPENFAGNVVGFYRSKAEVEDGTIVAIDLKDLVSKFREGIENYAAITKTIFGSDEAWQGIKDKYKNLKKSDDVEFYSCTSWCRFPFYEADFGWGKPKWVSIASVSIENIIVLLDKNGIEAWLTMNQENMALFESSTELLAYASVNPSVR; from the exons ATGGATACACAGATGAAGGTTGAAATCATTGAGAGGAAAATAATTAAGCCATCCTCCCCAACTCCTCATCATCTTAGAAATTTTGAGCTGTCATTTTTCGATCAGATGGCAATTACAATTTACACTCCACTCCTTCTCTTCTTTCCAAATACTACTTCTAGTAAGCTTGAAATATGTGAGCATCTAGCAGAATCATTAGGTAAAACTCTCACTCACTTCTACCCTTTAGCAGGAAGAATTAAAGGTAATACAGTGGTCGAATGTAATGATGATGGAGCTGAATTTGTCAAAGCGAAAGTCACCTGTTCCTTATCAGATTTTCTAGAAAAACCAGAAGCCGAGATATTAGAACAGTTCCTTCCAGCTGAGATTTTATCCAAGGAGGCAGGGACTGGTCCTTTGCTTCTTGTGCAAGTCAACTTGTTCGAGTGTGGTGGAATGGCAATTGGGTTTAGCATTTCACATAAGATTGCTGATGCCTCCACACTGTCCACATTCATCAATTGCTGGGCTCAAGTAACAAATACAACCAGTACTGATAGTGAG GTAATGCTTCCAGAATTTGGTTCGGCATCTCTCTTTCCACCACAAGATTTCTCTAATGACTCACAGCCACCAGCCCGAGTATACTCCAAAAAGAACATCAATATAACAAGGAGGTATGTGTTTGATGCCTCAAACATTTCTGCTCTACAATCTAAAGTGGCTAGTTCAGCTGTGCCACAACCTACACGTGTAGAAGCGATTTCAGCACTCATTTGGAAATGTGCAGTCGAAGCATCGACATCAAAATCAGGATCTCAAAGGCCATCAGTGTTCAGCCAAGATGTGAACTTGCGTAAAAGGGTTGTGCCTCCCTTGCCTGAAAATTTTGCTGGGAATGTTGTAGGTTTTTATAGATCAAAGGCTGAAGTTGAAGACGGTACTATTGTGGCCATAGATCTAAAAGACTTGGTTTCTAAATTCAGGGAAGGGATTGAAAACTATGCTGCTATAACAAAAACCATATTTGGTTCTGATGAAGCATGGCAAGGGATCAAAGATAAGTACAAGAACCTGAAAAAAAGTGATGACGTGGAGTTCTACAGCTGCACAAGTTGGTGTAGGTTTCCTTTTTATGAAGCAGATTTTGGATGGGGAAAGCCAAAATGGGTGAGCATTGCTAGTGTTTcaattgaaaatattattgtttTGTTGGATAAGAATGGAATAGAAGCATGGTTGACTATGAACCAAGAAAACATGGCCTTATTTGAGAGCAGTACAGAGCTGCTTGCATATGCTTCTGTAAATCCAAGTGTTAGGTGA
- the LOC112203398 gene encoding BAHD acyltransferase At5g47980 yields MMKFEVIRSETIKPSSPTPHYLKHFKLSLLDQLAPVAYEPLVLFYLYNDRDVTFTPAKRSLWMKKSLSETLTRFYPFAGRIKENISIECFDDGVDYVEARVHGLLSTLLAQPDAEALRQLLPVEIESPKAGTGPLLLVQENFFDCGGLAIGVCMSRKLGDAASLNTFIMSWAASALGFSQALLPDFNASFRFPPMDCSSAHNPAVDHIIEKRTNGCVTKRFVFYASKIGALQTKAASANVKQPTNSEAVTALIWRCAVAAASRSSLLHKSPPKLSVLSQSVDIRKRVVPPLSDDSIGNLVGYFAAQANESELELQGLVAQLRKGLKEASNYCAERLKGSDGSRVIIESFKESDDFIHRDDIMNFHVCTGLSDYKVLYEVNFGWGRPIWVSNIPSGLNRNVASLVSTREDDGTEAWVTLSEGDMATFEQNQELLEFAVVNPSVLEPIALKSAL; encoded by the coding sequence ATGATGAAGTTTGAGGTAATCAGAAGTGAAACCATTAAGCCATCTTCTCCAACCCCCCATTATCTCAAACACTTCAAGCTTTCCCTTTTAGACCAACTTGCTCCTGTTGCTTATGAGCCCTTGGTTCTCTTCTACCTCTACAATGATCGTGACGTTACATTCACACCTGCAAAGAGATCCCTCTGGATGAAGAAGTCACTGTCCGAAACTCTGACTCGTTTCTACCCTTTTGCtggaagaatcaaagaaaacatcTCAATCGAATGCTTCGATGATGGTGTTGACTATGTGGAAGCTCGTGTCCATGGCCTTCTCTCCACCCTTTTAGCACAACCTGATGCCGAGGCACTGAGGCAGCTCCTTCCGGTAGAGATTGAGTCCCCGAAAGCAGGGACCGGGCCTCTGCTTCTTGTTCAGGAGAACTTTTTTGATTGTGGTGGATTGGCAATTGGTGTGTGCATGTCACGTAAATTGGGTGATGCAGCCTCACTGAACACATTCATTATGTCATGGGCTGCTAGTGCTCTTGGATTTAGTCAAGCACTGCTTCCTGATTTCAACGCCTCATTTCGGTTCCCACCAATGGATTGTTCCTCTGCCCACAACCCTGCTGTGGATCATATCATCGAGAAGAGAACGAATGGCTGTGTCACAAAGAGGTTTGTGTTTTATGCATCAAAGATTGGCGCCCTTCAGACTAAAGCAGCCAGTGCAAATGTGAAACAGCCCACGAATTCCGAAGCTGTCACAGCTCTCATTTGGAGATGTGCAGTGGCTGCAGCCTCAAGATCAAGCTTACTGCACAAGTCTCCTCCTAAGCTCTCTGTGTTGTCCCAATCCGTGGATATTCGCAAAAGGGTCGTGCCGCCTTTGTCTGATGACTCTATAGGGAACCTTGTGGGATACTTTGCTGCACAGGCAAATGAGAGTGAGTTGGAGCTGCAAGGCTTGGTTGCTCAACTAAGGAAAGGGCTCAAAGAGGCGAGCAACTATTGTGCCGAAAGACTTAAAGGGAGTGATGGATCTCGGGTGATTATCGAATCTTTCAAAGAGTCAGATGATTTCATCCATAGAGATGACATTATGAACTTTCATGTCTGCACAGGTTTGAGTGATTATAAGGTATTGTATGAGGTGAATTTTGGGTGGGGAAGGCCAATTTGGGTAAGTAATATTCCTAGTGGTTTAAACAGAAATGTAGCATCATTGGTGAGCACAAGAGAGGATGATGGAACAGAGGCTTGGGTGACTTTGAGTGAGGGAGACATGGCAACTTTTGAACAGAACCAGGAGCTTCTTGAATTTGCTGTGGTGAATCCAAGTGTCTTGGAACCCATTGCATTGAAGTCTGCTCTCTAA